In a single window of the Cucurbita pepo subsp. pepo cultivar mu-cu-16 chromosome LG18, ASM280686v2, whole genome shotgun sequence genome:
- the LOC111780359 gene encoding pectinesterase inhibitor 3 translates to MTSLSLLLFLLLSLSLSAAAHDGPPPSQDLIHSSCLQASYPSLCIRTLSSYSGAVNTPQDLAQATLSVSLSLARDLSRYLSNSSANLRQASKRQRAAVDDCVEQIGDSVEELSNTLGLLRHLPYGDRRSFRLQMSNAQTWVSAALTNEDTCLDGFKEVDGEVKFDVKKRISKVAKATSNALYMINRLDVGTPAGRKKLAAP, encoded by the coding sequence ATGACTTCCCTttctctcctcctcttcctcctcctctctctctccctctccgcCGCAGCCCACGACGGCCCTCCGCCGTCCCAAGATCTGATCCACTCCTCCTGCCTCCAAGCCAGCTACCCAAGTCTCTGCATCAGAACCCTCTCCTCCTACTCTGGCGCTGTCAACACCCCACAAGATCTCGCCCAAGCCACCCTCTCCGTCAGCCTCTCCCTCGCCCGCGACCTCTCCCGGTATCTCTCCAATTCCTCCGCCAACCTCCGGCAGGCCTCGAAGCGGCAACGCGCGGCGGTCGACGACTGCGTGGAACAGATTGGAGACTCTGTTGAGGAGCTGAGCAACACTCTGGGTCTCCTCCGCCACCTCCCCTACGGCGACCGCCGGTCTTTCCGATTGCAAATGAGCAATGCCCAGACGTGGGTCAGCGCCGCCTTGACCAATGAAGACACGTGTCTCGATGGGTTTAAGGAAGTGGATGGGGAGGTGAAATTTGATGTGAAGAAGAGGATTTCTAAGGTCGCTAAAGCTACTAGTAATGCTCTGTATATGATTAATCGCCTCGACGTCGGAACCCCCGCCGGGAGGAAGAAATTGGCCGCTCCTTGA